One Fusarium oxysporum f. sp. lycopersici 4287 chromosome 8, whole genome shotgun sequence genomic region harbors:
- a CDS encoding 60S ribosomal protein L37 has protein sequence MTKGTSSFGKRHNKTHTLCRRCGRRSLHVQKHECSSCGYPAAKIRKYNWSEKAKRRKTVGTGRTRYLKDVSRRFKNGFQTGTPKGARGATAEKA, from the exons AGCTTCGGTAAGCGTCACAACAAGACGCACACCCTGTGCCGACGATGCG GTCGCCGCTCTCTTCACGTTCAGAAGCATGAGTGCTCTTCTTGCGGCTACCCCGCTGCCAAGATCCGCAAGT ACAACTGGTCCGAGAAGGCTAAGCGAAGAAAGACCGTCGGTACTGGCCGCACTCGCTACCTCAAGGATGTGTCCCGACGATTCAAGAACGGTTTCCAGACTGGTACCCCCAAGGGCGCTCGAGGCGCTACCGCTGAGAAGGCCTAA